A window of Enterobacter ludwigii genomic DNA:
CATTACCAGCGAAACGCCGGAAAAACTGAAGGCGGCGCTGGGTGGTGTTTCATACCTGATCCATGGACTGATGCGAATGGACACCCTAAAGCCAGACCGCTGTGAAATTCGCGGTGAAGATTTTCAGTGGCAAGGTGACGCGCTGGTGATTGGTATCGGTAATGGCCGTCAGGCAGGCGGTGGGCAGCAGCTTTGCCCGGAAGCGCTGATTAATGACGGTCAGCTGCAGTTGCGTATTTTCACAGGTGATGGACTGCTGCCCGCACTGTTTACCACATTGACCCGCCCGGAAGAGAGCCCGAATATTATTGACGGGAAATCAGCATGGTTTGAAGTGGATGCTCCGCACGGAATGACGTTTAATCTGGACGGAGAGCCATTGAGCGGGAAGCATTTCCGCATAGAAGTTTTGCCCGGCGCGCTACAATGCAGATTGCCGCCGGATTGTGCGCTTTTGCGCTGATGTTTTACACAGTGCACGATGATGCCCTCACCCCAACCCTCTCCCACCGGGAGAGGGAGATGGAGGCGTCAGGCAATCGTCACTTTGCTGTCCAGATACACATCCTGAACGGCATTGATCAGCTTCACGCCGTCGGCCATTGATTTCTTAAACGCCTTACGGCCCAGGATCAGCCCCATGCCGCCCGCGCGTTTGTTAATCACCGCCGTACGCACCGCGTCGGACAGGTCGGTATCACCGCCCGCAGCACCACCGGAGTTGATAAGCCCCGCGCGTCCCATATAGCAGTTCGCCAGCTGGTAGCGCACCAGGTCGATAGGGTTATCGCTGGTCAGCTTGCTATAGACACGGTCATCGGTGTAACCAAAGTTTACCGCTTTGTACCCGCCGTTATTCTCGGCCATTTTCTGCTTCACGATATCTGCGCCGATGGTCGCCGCCAGGTGGTTCGCCTGGCCGGTCAGGTCAGCGGACACGTGATAGTCCACGCCGTCTTTTTTGAACGCCGAGTTACGCAGGTACGCCCACAGCACCGTCACCAACCCCAGCTCGTGCGCGCGTTCAAAGGCCGCAGAGATCTCTTCAATCTGGCGGCGCGACTGCTCGGAACCGAAGTAGATGGTCGCCCCGACGGCTACCGCGCCCATATTGAACGCCTGCTCTACGCTGGCGTAGAGGGTCTGGTCATATTCTGTCGGGTAGCTGAGGGTTTCGTTGTGGTTCAGCTTCACCAGGAATGGAATACGGTGGGCATAGCGACGTGAAACGGATGCCAGCACGCCATAGGTCGACGCCACACAGTTACAGCCCGCTTCAATCGCCAGCTCAACAATGTTCTTTGGATCGAAATAGAGCGGGTTAGCCGCAAAAGATGCACCGGCTGAATGTTCAACCCCCTGATCAACCGGAAGGATAGAGAGATACCCGGTGCCGCCGAGTCTCCCGGTGTTGTAGAGCGTCTGCATATTTCTCAGGACCGCAGGCGGACGGTTGTTATCAACCATTACGCGGTCAACGTAGTCGTGACCAGGCAGATAGAGCTGGTCGGCTGGAATGGTCATACAACGATGCTGTAAAAGGCTGTCGGCGTCTTTGCCAAGCAACTGTGCAATATCAGTCATGTGATACTCCCGTAAGTCCGACGTCATGTCGGTGAATGTAATCCATTCCCACATATTTGCGGGCAGACTAAGCCTGGTACCGACTTAACAGATTTTCCAGCTTTTGCATTTTTTTCAGCGCAATCTGCTGGCTCGTTTCGTGTACAACAAAACTGTTACACCGATCAAACATTCGCCACAAAGGTATTTAAAAGGTATTATTGAATGGTATGTTAAAGGCGTACCCTCTCTGACATGCAGGATTAAAAAATGAAAACGAAAGTCCAACTGTCGTTCATGATGTTTGTTGAATGGTTTATCTGGGGCGCGTGGTTTGTGCCGCTGTGGCTGTGGTTGAGCAAGAGCGGTTTTACCGCCGGAGAAATTGGCTGGTCTTACGCCTGTACAGCGATTGCCGCCATTCTCTCACCTATTCTGGTCGGCTCGCTGACGGACCGCTTCTTTGCCGCGCAGAAAGTGCTGGCGGTGCTGATGTTTGCCGGTGCCATTCTGATGTACTTCGCCGCACAGCAAACCAGTTCAGCACCTTCTTCCCGCTGCTGCTGGTTTACTCTCTGACCTATATGCCCACTATCGCGTTGACTAACAGTATTGCCTTCGCCAACGTGGACGACGTCGAGGCCGATTTCCCACGTATCCGCGTGATGGGGACGATTGGCTGGATTGCTTCCGGTCTGGCGTGCGGTTTCCTGCCG
This region includes:
- the yegS gene encoding lipid kinase YegS; this encodes MATYPDSLLILNGKSAGNDLLRQAIQVLREDGARIHVRVTWEKGDAARYINEALGLGVKTIISGGGDGTINEIASALIDLNQANRPVMGILPLGTANDFATSVGIPEDLEKALQLAILGKATAVDIAQVNDKTCFINMATGGFGTRITSETPEKLKAALGGVSYLIHGLMRMDTLKPDRCEIRGEDFQWQGDALVIGIGNGRQAGGGQQLCPEALINDGQLQLRIFTGDGLLPALFTTLTRPEESPNIIDGKSAWFEVDAPHGMTFNLDGEPLSGKHFRIEVLPGALQCRLPPDCALLR
- the fbaB gene encoding class I fructose-bisphosphate aldolase; protein product: MTDIAQLLGKDADSLLQHRCMTIPADQLYLPGHDYVDRVMVDNNRPPAVLRNMQTLYNTGRLGGTGYLSILPVDQGVEHSAGASFAANPLYFDPKNIVELAIEAGCNCVASTYGVLASVSRRYAHRIPFLVKLNHNETLSYPTEYDQTLYASVEQAFNMGAVAVGATIYFGSEQSRRQIEEISAAFERAHELGLVTVLWAYLRNSAFKKDGVDYHVSADLTGQANHLAATIGADIVKQKMAENNGGYKAVNFGYTDDRVYSKLTSDNPIDLVRYQLANCYMGRAGLINSGGAAGGDTDLSDAVRTAVINKRAGGMGLILGRKAFKKSMADGVKLINAVQDVYLDSKVTIA